A window from Amblyomma americanum isolate KBUSLIRL-KWMA chromosome 7, ASM5285725v1, whole genome shotgun sequence encodes these proteins:
- the LOC144097090 gene encoding putative chitinase 2: MLAGQFALLATFLLVPWGKTSTLPPPSSERSSRRFANCYQPEERNRLRYVPHHLLHSNRSREVDPSRVPIFCVFRNTAYRDFKNILYRLGTVPHSLCTHLLYHSARYSSGAIASRDKLFDEVYQGFTIAANMRRVWSHLRVLLTVSVSEPETAEFSDSIQSGVKITVFREAAYRWLTRHKFDGLNLDWPHAGGPCGADSDVANYAALLRSLKARFESRFLLTVTVPGELSDVSKSLDLRAASEVADFLLLRSERRKNWKPYKYDCPGHAVAPVFFALKALAPTAKICFSISFEVRAFKTSWNRSVVVPADPTPYTGTAGLRAFSEVCEAYDVRVDPVKYCTLASSSRKVKLALETPRSISQKLQVLSRPCVVLWGMEFDDFEGYCSPGSRDPWPLTAAVYNALN, encoded by the exons ATGCTGGCCGGCCAGTTCGCTCTGCTCGCCACCTTCCTCCTGGTCCCCTGGGGCAAAACCTCGACGTTGCCACCGCCCTCGAGCGAACGTAGCAGTCGCAGGTTTGCCAACTGCTACCAGCCGGAAGAGAGGAACCGTCTCAGGTACGTTCCCCACCACCTTCTCCACTCGAACCGGAGCCGAGAAGTGGACCCGAGCAGGGTGCCCATCTTCTGCGTCTTCCGCAACACCGCTTACCGGGACTTCAAGAACATCCTCTACAGACTCGGCACGGTCCCGCACTCGCTCTGCACGCATCTCCTGTACCACTCCGCGAGGTACTCGTCCGGCGCAATCGCGAGCCGAGACAAGCTGTTCGACGAGGTGTACCAGGGTTTCACCATCGCCGCCAACATGAGACGCGTCTGGTCGCACCTCAGGGTCCTGCTCACCGTGTCCGTAAGTGAACCGGAGACGGCCGAGTTTTCGGACAGCATCCAAAGCGGCGTCAAGATCACCGTGTTCAGGGAGGCCGCGTACAGGTGGCTTACGAGGCACAAGTTCGACGGCCTCAACCTGGACTGGCCGCACGCTGGAGGACCTTGCGGTGCCGATTCGGACGTGGCCAATTATGCTGCGCTGCTGAGGTCGCTGAAGGCCCGTTTCGAGTCGCGCTTCTTGCTCACGGTGACGGTGCCGGGAGAGCTAAGTGACGTGAGCAAGAGCCTCGACCTGCGGGCGGCGAGCGAGGTCGCGGACTTCCTGCTTCTGAGGTCCGAGAGGCGGAAGAACTGGAAGCCTTACAAGTACGACTGTCCTGGCCACGCGGTCGCGCCCGTCTTCTTCGCCCTAAAAGCGCTCGCTCCCACAGCCAAGATTTGCTTCTCTATTTCCTTCGAG GTGCGTGCCTTCAAGACTTCCTGGAACCGCTCTGTGGTGGTGCCCGCGGACCCAACCCCGTACACTGGCACTGCGGGACTACGCGCGTTCTCGGAGGTGTGCGAAGCGTATGACGTCAGGGTGGACCCCGTCAAGTACTGCACGCTGGCCTCGTCGTCTCGGAAGGTGAAGCTGGCGCTGGAGACGCCCCGCTCCATCAGCCAGAAGCTGCAGGTGCTGTCCAGGCCGTGCGTCGTGCTCTGGGGCATGGAGTTCGACGACTTCGAAGGCTACTGCTCGCCGGGCTCCCGCGACCCTTGGCCGTTGACCGCCGCTGTGTACAACGCCCTCAACTGA